In Pyrus communis chromosome 8, drPyrComm1.1, whole genome shotgun sequence, one genomic interval encodes:
- the LOC137742384 gene encoding uncharacterized protein has protein sequence MDYNLAALKLLCVQLKDATEDTKNAMELHGIAFQRAWLQGILVHVFDDGERLLLDDGTGVIELSLRPELRHCTWKIGMYVMTVGRYTLRKNESPMIQVHKMVDLSDSHDREAMWYLEVMEAYNLFYRRLMEG, from the exons atggactACAACCTAGCAGCACTGAAGCTGCTGTGCGTCCAACTGAAAGACGCGACCGAAGACACCAAGAACGCCATGGAACTCCACGGCATCGCCTTCCAACGCGCCTGGTTACAG GGCATTCTGGTCCATGTCTTCGACGACGGAGAGCGCTTGCTCCTCGACGACGGCACCGGAGTCATCGAGCTGTCGCTCAGACCCGAATTGCGCCACTGTACTTGGAAAATCG GAATGTATGTAATGACTGTTGGACGGTACACGCTCCGTAAGAATGAGTCGCCAATGATCCAG GTACACAAGATGGTTGATCTTTCGGATTCCCATGATCGAGAGGCAATGTGGTACCTCGAAGTTATGGAGGCATACAATCTTTTCTATCGGCGCTTAATGGAAgggtga
- the LOC137742383 gene encoding uncharacterized protein — protein MALDSNSIPLQDQEEQQPQLQDHNATAHHPSAPPDELFDISTTVDPSYVISLIRRLLPANANNKHNSSGFEALVQELNADSMEKSEPTPPGDISPHSSKDVSESMDIIDDFHKNAPEEGENVDLYGVSVGIEAWEEYGCILWDLAASKTHAELMVQNLVLEVLLANLMVSQSVRATEISLGIIGNLACHEVPMKQIVSTNGLIGIIVDQLFSDDAQCLCETCRLLTVGLHSSERITWAKALQSEHNLSRILWIAENSLNLQLIEKNVELLLATIENSDEVVHILLPPLMKLGVASLLINLLDFEMSKLMSEREPERYPIIDVILRSIEALSVIDGHSQHICPNKKLFQLACDLVKLPDKVEVSNSCVTAAILIANILSDESTLASEIAEDLPFLQGLLDLFPFSSDDLEARSALWNIIARLMVRVKEKEMSPSVLQQYVLVLVNKSDAIEDDLLDFQLGDLQSKARTTALRRIVSILNQWTTSKDYAKDNDTTDEHADDLSVDRLLDCCRKHSEHEPSTVSQGTEE, from the exons ATGGCGCTGGACTCCAATTCAATACCTCTACAGGACCAAGAAGAACAACAACCACAATTACAAGACCACAACGCAACCGCACACCACCCTTCTGCTCCCCCTGATGAG CTGTTTGACATCTCAACAACAGTAGATCCTAGTTATGTGATCTCTCTGATACGGAGACTTCTACCAGCTAATGCAAACAATAAACACAATTCATCGGGTTTTGAGGCCCTTGTGCAAGAATTAAATGCTGATTCCATGGAAAAGAGTGAGCCCACTCCACCCGGAGACATATCACCGCACTCATCAAAAGATGTATCTGAAAGCATGGACATTATTGACGATTTTCATAAAAATGCTCCGGAGGAAGGAGAAAATGTTGATTTATATGGTGTCTCAGTGGGAATAGAGGCTTGGGAAGAGTATGGTTGCATTTTATGGGATCTTGCTGCAAGTAAAACTCATGCAGAACTCATG GTGCAAAACCTTgtacttgaagtgcttttagCAAACCTTATGGTTTCACAATCTGTGCGTGCTACG GAAATCAGCCTTGGAATTATTGGAAACCTTGCCTGTCACGAAGTTCCCATGAAACAAATAGTTTCTACAAATGGATTAATTGGAATAATTGTGGATCAATTGTTTTCTGATGATGCTCAGTGTTTATGTGAAACCTGCAG GCTGTTAACTGTGGGTCTTCATAGTAGTGAACGTATTACTTGGGCCAAGGCATTGCAGTCCGAACACAATCTGAGCCGTATTCTATGGATTGcagaaaatagcttaaatctaCAGCTTATAGAAAAG aatgTTGAACTCTTGTTAGCCACCATTGAAAACTCAGACGAAGTTGTGCATATTCTCCTTCCACCTTTAATGAAGCTGGGAGTAGCAAGTCTACTCATAAATCTCTTGGATTTCGAAATGAGCAAATTAATGAGTGAAAGAGAACCTGAAAG GTACCCAATTATTGATGTAATCCTCCGTTCCATTGAAGCTCTCTCAGTTATTGATGGTCATTCCCAACACATCTGTCCAAACAAGAAACTTTTTCAGCTAGCTTGTGACCTAGTCAAACTCCCTGATAAAGTTGAG gtgTCAAATTCTTGTGTTACAGCTGCAATTCTAATTGCGAACATTCTTTCAGATGAATCTACTCTAGCATCGGAGATAGCAGAGG ATTTGCCTTTCTTACAGGGTCTGcttgatttatttcccttttcttCGGACGATTTGGAAGCAAGGAGTGCACTCTGGAACATCATTGCAAGGTTAATGGTTCGAGTTAAGGAAAAGGAAATGAGCCCGTCAGTTCTCCAGCAGTATGTTTTGGTTCTAGTCAACAAATCTGATGCGATTGAAGATGACCTTCTTGACTTTCAATTAGGCGACTTACAGTCAAAAGCTAGAACTACAGCT CTTAGAAGGATCGTCAGTATTTTAAATCAATGGACTACTTCAAAGGATTATGCCAAGGATAATGACACGACCGACGAACATGCAGATGATTTAAGTGTTGATAGATTGCTGGACTGCTGTCGCAAGCATTCTGA GCATGAACCGTCTACAGTTTCTCAGGGTACGGAAGAATAG
- the LOC137741977 gene encoding uncharacterized protein, with protein MADDRDELSDYTSEDEGIEDYKKGGYHAVSIGDSFKNGCYVVQSKLGWGHFSTVWLAWDTRSSRYVALKIQKSSRYYTEAAMDEIKILKQITEGDPGDKKCVVKLLDHFKHSGPNGQHVCLVFEYLGDNLLTLIKYNDYRGAPLHMVKEICFHILVGLDYLHSQLSIIHTDLKPENVLLLSMIDPSKDPRKSGAPLILPTSEDKTVPVSGASKDIKKLNGDLTKNQKKKIRKKAKKATQGGAGREDNEADSAIVGSKDSINEVKSNGDSVQEQVKDSGVSNESIKREDKEETQEEKASRSARKKLFVETDLKCKLVDFGNACWTYKQFTSDIQTRQYRCPGVILGAKYSTAADLWSFACVCFELATGDILFDPHSGDSYDKDEDHLALMMELLGTIPRKTALGGKYSRDFFNRYGDLKHIRRLRFWPLNKVLTEKYAFSEQDANDMADFLVPILDFVPEKRPTAAQCLSHPWISAGPRLLEPSMAGVLPQASNGSISEMEKNEREAVEVGMGNLVIDESSKPVKESQTAQNSSLHA; from the exons ATGGCGGATGACCGCGACGAGCTCAGCGATTACACATCGGAGGACGAGGGCATCGAGGATTACAAGAAAGGAGGCTACCACGCCGTCTCTATTGGGGATTCCTTCAAGAATGGCTGCTACGTGGTGCAGAGCAAGCTCGGGTGGGGCCACTTCTCCACTGTCTGGCTTGCTTGGGACACGAGGAGCTCG CGTTATGTAGCTTTGAAGATTCAAAAGAGTTCTCGTTATTACACTGAAGCTGCAATGGACGAAATAAAGATTCTCAAACAGATTACTGAGGGAGACCCGGGCGATAAGAAGTGTGTTGTGAAGCTTTTGGATCACTTCAAGCATTCAGGCCCAAATGGACAGCATGTGTGTTTGGTTTTTGAGTACCTGGGGGATAACCTCCTGACCCTTATTAAGTATAATGATTACCGAGGGGCTCCGCTGCACATGGTCAAAGAAATTTGTTTCCATATATTAGTGGGTTTGGATTACTTGCATAGTCAACTCTCAATAATACACACAGATTTAAAGCCAGAGAATGTCTTGCTTTTGTCAATGATTGATCCATCTAAAGATCCTAGGAAATCAGGTGCTCCTCTCATCCTTCCGACCAGCGAAGATAAAACTGTGCCCGTCTCTGGGGCTTCTAAAGACATTAAGAAGTTAAATGGAGATCTTACGAAAaaccagaagaagaagatccGGAAGAAGGCTAAGAAAGCAACTCAGGGTGGTGCCGGGAGGGAAGACAATGAGGCAGATTCCGCAATAGTTGGCTCCAAAGATTCTATTAATGAAGTAAAATCAAATGGGGATTCTGTTCAAGAACAAGTGAAGGATTCTGGAGTTAGTAATGAATCAATAAAGcgtgaagataaggaagaaactcaagaaGAAAAAGCAAGCCGTTCCGCAAGGAAGAAGTTATTCGTAGAAACTGACCTTAAATGCaaattggttgattttggaAATGCTTGTTGGACGTATAAGCAGTTTACAAGTGATATTCAGACAAGGCAGTACAGATGCCCAGGAGTTATTCTTGGAGCAAAATACTCGACTGCAGCGGATTTATGGTCCTTTGCTTGCGTTTGTTTTGAGCTAGCAACTGGTGACATTCTTTTTGATCCGCACAGTGGTGACAGTTATGATAAGGATGAG GATCACCTTGCACTGATGATGGAACTTCTTGGAACTATTCCCCGTAAG ACTGCATTAGGCGGTAAATATTCCCGGGATTTCTTTAACCGATATGGGGATTTGAAGCATATTCGACGATTGCGTTTCTGGCCTCTTAATAAGGTGTTAACGGAGAAGTACGCATTCAGCGAGCAAGATGCAAATGACATGGCAGACTTCCTTGTTCCCATACTTGATTTTGTCCCCGAAAAGAGGCCAACAGCTGCACAATGCCTCAGTCATCCGTGGATTAGTGCAGGGCCTCGACTCCTTGAGCCTTCCATGGCTGGCGTGCTGCCTCAGGCCTCAAATGGGAGTATTTCTGAGATGGAGAAGAATGAGAGGGAAGCAGTGGAGGTGGGAATGGGGAATTTAGTCATTGATGAATCTTCAAAACCTGTCAAAGAATCCCAAACTGCACAAAATTCATCACTACACGCATGA
- the LOC137741978 gene encoding magnesium transporter MRS2-11, chloroplastic, with protein MALTPWPYLLQLPLHSSAHSSQRFFSQLRKTEISFISPIPVKLSPSVLPRPKCFGSATEEDRFSDTETISDDEARTNDVVPVNSQHQTTETSGGSSRVATSSAGDSLLGIREPVYEVEEVKANGTISIRKINRRQLLKSSGLRPRDIRSVDPSLFLTNSMPSLLVREHAILLNLGSLRAIAMQERVLIFDYNNIGGRAFIEALLPRLNPKLMNGGPSMPFELEVVEAALLSRIQRLEQRLINLEPRVQNLLSVLPNRLTADVLEELRISKQTLVELGSRAGALRQMLFDLLEDPHEIRRICIMGRNCTLNKMNDDMECSVPLEKQIAEEEEEEIEMLLENYLQRCESCHGQAERLLDSAKEMEDSIAVNLSSRRLEVSKVELLLQVGTFCLALGALVAGIFGMNLRSYLEEHVFAFWFTTAGIVVGAVIGFFLMYSYLRTRKIL; from the exons ATGGCTCTGACTCCATGGCCGTACCTCCTCCAGCTCCCACTCCACTCTTCCGCCCACTCCTCTCAGCGCTTCTTCTCCCAATTGCGAAAGACCGAAATCTCTTTCATCTCTCCGATTCCGGTCAAGCTCTCCCCCTCGGTCTTGCCGAGACCCAAGTGCTTTGGATCGGCCACCGAGGAGGACCGCTTCAGTGACACCGAAACCATCTCCGATGACGAAGCTAGAACCAATGACGTCGTTCCGGTCAACAGCCAACACCAAACGACGGAGACGAGTGGTGGTTCGTCAAGGGTTGCGACGTCGTCTGCCGGTGACTCTTTGCTCGGAATTCGCGAGCCAGTATACGAG gTGGAAGAAGTGAAGGCTAATGGGACGATAtctattagaaaaataaatagaCGTCAGCTACTGAAGTCAAGTG GTCTTCGTCCGCGTGATATTCGGAGTGTTGATCCTTCATTGTTTCTGACAAATTCGATGCCTTCGTTGCTG GTCCGTGAGCATGCTATTCTGTTGAATCTAGGCTCATTACGCGCAATTGCAATGCAAGAGCGTGTCCTTATATTTGACTACAACAA TATAGGAGGCAGAGCTTTCATAGAAGCATTGTTGCCTCGACTAAACCCCAAACTTATGAATGGAGGACCATCTATGCCATTTGAGCTCGAG GTTGTTGAAGCAGCATTGCTCTCAAGAATACAGCGTTTAGAACAAAGACTAATAAATTTAGAACCTCGT GTTCAAAATTTACTTAGCGTTTTGCCGAACCGGTTAACTGCTGACGTACTGGAAGAGCTTCGTATTAGCAAGCAAACCTTG GTTGAATTGGGTTCAAGGGCAGGGGCGCTCAGGCAAATGCTGTTTGATCTGTTGGAGGATCCCCATGAAATACGCCGTATATGCATTATGGGGAGAAACTGTACACTCAATAAGATGAATGATGACATGGAATGTTCTGTTCCTTTAGAGAAGCAGATTGCTGAAG aagaggaggaagaaattgAGATGCTTTTGGAAAATTATCTTCAACG ATGTGAATCTTGTCATGGCCAGGCTGAAAGGCTTCTTGATTCTGCTAAAGAAATGGAAGATTCTATAGCTGTCAACTTGAG TTCTCGGAGGCTCGAGGTTAGCAAGGTGGAATTACTACTCCAGGTTGGGACATTTTGTTTGGCACTTGGCGCTCTGGTTGCAG GTATATTTGGCATGAACTTAAGGTCCTACCTTGAAGAACATGTG TTCGCATTTTGGTTTACAACAGCAGGGATAGTTGTTGGCGCCGTCATCGGATTTTTTCTTATGTACTCTTATCTCAGGACAAGGAAAATATTGTAA